Proteins encoded in a region of the Zea mays cultivar B73 chromosome 4, Zm-B73-REFERENCE-NAM-5.0, whole genome shotgun sequence genome:
- the LOC100282806 gene encoding uncharacterized protein LOC100282806 (The RefSeq protein has 3 substitutions compared to this genomic sequence) gives MATMSLRSLAMAMADTALPPAHKLLPTVSLPLLSSSTRAAPLLLFARRRLPLAPLVTSSDAVEAKSADEEEEKAGEPVDMEAGEFEEVLASGGEGEGQYAAVEPPEEAKVYVGNLPYDVDSEGLAQIFDQAGVVEVAEVIYNRETGQSRGFGFVTMSTVEEADKAIEMFNRYDISGRLLNVNRASSRGTRMERPQRQFAPAFRAYVGNLPWQVDDSRLVQLFSEHGEVVDAKVVYDRETGRSRGFGFVSMVSKEELNDAISALDGQELDGRPLRVNVAAERPQRGF, from the exons ATGGCAACCATGTCCCTCCGCTGCCTCGCCATGGCCATGGCCGACACCGCGCTCCCGCCCGCCCACAAGCTCCTCCCCACAGTTTCCCTCCCGCTCCTCTCCTCGTCCACCCGCGCCGCGCCGCTCCTCCTCTTCGCCAGGCGCCGCCTGCCGCTCGCGCCCCTCGTTACCTCCTCCGACGCCGTTGAGGCCAAGTCGGCAGACGAGGAGGAGGAGAAGGCCGGAGAGCCCGTCGAAATGGAAGCTGGGGAGTTTGAGGAGGTGCTAGCCTCAGGCGGCGAGGGTGAGGGGCAGTACGCCGCGGTGGAGCCGCCAGAGGAGGCCAAGGTCTACGTTGGGAACCTTCCCTACGACGTCGACAGCGAGGGACTCGCGCAGATCTTCGACCAGGCCGGCGTCGTCGAGGTCGCCGAG GTTATCTACAACAGAGAAACTGGCCAGAGCCGTGGGTTTGGTTTTGTTACCATGAGCACTGTTGAGGAAGCTGACAAAGCCATTGAGATGTTCAGCCGCTAT GATATTAGCGGGAGGCTTCTGAATGTAAACAGGGCATCTTCTAGGGGCACTCGCATGGAAAGACCTCAGAGACAATTTGCACCAGCTTTCAGAGCTTATGTTGGCAACTTGCCATGGCAAGTTGATGACTCTAGGCTGGTGCAGTTGTTCAGCGAGCATGGAGAAGTTGTTGATGCTAAGGTTGTCTACGACAGAGAAACTGGGCGCTCACGAGGATTCGGTTTTGTATCAATGGTGTCAAAGGAGGAACTCAATGATGCTATTTCGGCCCTAGATGGACAG GAATTGGACGGCCGCCCTCTTCGAGTGAATGTTGCAGCAGAGCGGCCACAGAGGGGCTTTTGA
- the LOC100272355 gene encoding protein-L-isoaspartate O-methyltransferase isoform X1, translating to MEEVLRSILSCFSSRSRSRTRTQSHGLWSSGASDKNKSMVEQLQRYGVIRSTKVAEVMEAIDRGLFVPPGGSPYHDSPMPIGYNATISAPHMHAACLELLEKNLQPGMRALDVGSGTGYLTACFALMVGPEGRAVGVEHIPELVATSTENIKKSAAAPHLNDGSLSIHVSDGREGWPELAPYEAIHVGAAAPQIPEALIEQLKPGGRMVIPVGTVFQELKVVDKKLDGTVSIRDETSVRYVPLTSKDAQLHAS from the exons ATGGAGGAGGTACTCCGCTCCATCCTCTCTTGCTtctcctcccgctcccgctccCGCACCCGCACTCAATCC CATGGGCTGTGGTCCAGCGGGGCCAGCGACAAGAACAAGTCCATGGTTGAGCAGCTGCAGAGGTACGGGGTCATCAGGTCGACCAAAGTCGCGGAGGTGATGGAGGCCATCGACAGGGGGTTGTTCGTGCCACCTGGGGGCTCGCCATACCACGATAGCCCCATGCCGATTGGGTACAATGCCACCATATCAGCACCACACATGCATGCGGCTTGCCTGGAGCTACTGGAGAAGAATCTTCAGCCTGGAATGCGAGCTCTCGATGTTGGGTCAG GCACTGGATACCTAACTGCTTGCTTTGCACTGATGGTTGGACCAGAAGGGCGAGCAGTTGGTGTCGAACATATCCCAGAGTTGGTTGCTACTTCTACTGAAAACATCAAGAAAAGTGCAGCAGCCCCACATCTAAATGATGGATCCCTCAGTATACACGTTTCTG ATGGCAGGGAAGGTTGGCCAGAACTGGCACCCTATGAAGCCATCCATGTTGGAGCTGCAGCACCGCAGATCCCCGAGGCGCTGATCGAGCAGCTGAAGCCCGGCGGCAGAATGGTGATCCCTGTCGGGACAGTCTTCCAGGAGCTGAAGGTTGTGGACAAGAAGTTGGATGGCACTGTCAGCATAAGAGACGAAACGTCTGTGCGCTATGTGCCGCTCACTAGCAAGGACGCCCAGTTGCACGCAAGCTGA
- the LOC100272355 gene encoding Protein-L-isoaspartate O-methyltransferase: MEEHGLWSSGASDKNKSMVEQLQRYGVIRSTKVAEVMEAIDRGLFVPPGGSPYHDSPMPIGYNATISAPHMHAACLELLEKNLQPGMRALDVGSGTGYLTACFALMVGPEGRAVGVEHIPELVATSTENIKKSAAAPHLNDGSLSIHVSDGREGWPELAPYEAIHVGAAAPQIPEALIEQLKPGGRMVIPVGTVFQELKVVDKKLDGTVSIRDETSVRYVPLTSKDAQLHAS; encoded by the exons ATGGAGGAG CATGGGCTGTGGTCCAGCGGGGCCAGCGACAAGAACAAGTCCATGGTTGAGCAGCTGCAGAGGTACGGGGTCATCAGGTCGACCAAAGTCGCGGAGGTGATGGAGGCCATCGACAGGGGGTTGTTCGTGCCACCTGGGGGCTCGCCATACCACGATAGCCCCATGCCGATTGGGTACAATGCCACCATATCAGCACCACACATGCATGCGGCTTGCCTGGAGCTACTGGAGAAGAATCTTCAGCCTGGAATGCGAGCTCTCGATGTTGGGTCAG GCACTGGATACCTAACTGCTTGCTTTGCACTGATGGTTGGACCAGAAGGGCGAGCAGTTGGTGTCGAACATATCCCAGAGTTGGTTGCTACTTCTACTGAAAACATCAAGAAAAGTGCAGCAGCCCCACATCTAAATGATGGATCCCTCAGTATACACGTTTCTG ATGGCAGGGAAGGTTGGCCAGAACTGGCACCCTATGAAGCCATCCATGTTGGAGCTGCAGCACCGCAGATCCCCGAGGCGCTGATCGAGCAGCTGAAGCCCGGCGGCAGAATGGTGATCCCTGTCGGGACAGTCTTCCAGGAGCTGAAGGTTGTGGACAAGAAGTTGGATGGCACTGTCAGCATAAGAGACGAAACGTCTGTGCGCTATGTGCCGCTCACTAGCAAGGACGCCCAGTTGCACGCAAGCTGA
- the LOC103653273 gene encoding uncharacterized protein, with amino-acid sequence MESISIDDFHGIDDESLAIVEAHVRHDQPLAAIDWDTLHIFDSTDEEGRIEIVDDNQMYVLLGLRDEDEAADKGSETFEQADNAHAASGNDTFVDNDTLGAAILVNDDIPGERVVVHDPDNPCMDIGTVYPSMREFRLAMRQFAINEEFELQIVKTDPSRFIGDCKGEDCPWHIVGRRQPDGKTVMVTVLLDEHNCTSSARRKTTTPTSACVASKAIHLLKNSAMGTKDADM; translated from the exons ATGGAGTCCATCTCAATTGATGATTTCCATGG CATTGATGATGAGTCTTTAGCAATAGTAGAAGCTCATGTTCGACATGATCAGCCACTAGCTGCTATTGACTGGGACACACTACATATTTTTGATAGTacagatgaagaaggaaggatAGAAATAGTTGATGATAACCAAATGTATGTGCTATTGGGGCTaagagatgaggatgaggctgctGATAAGGGTAGTGAAACTTTCGAGCAGGCAGACAATGCACATGCAGCTAGTGGCAATGACACCTTTGTTGACAATGACACTCTTGGTGCAGCCATCCTTGTTAATGATGACATACCAGGGGAGAGGGTGGTGGTGCATGATCCGGATAATCCTTGTATGGATATTGGAACTGTGTACCCAAGCATGCGTGAATTTAGGTTGGCTATGAGACAGTTTGCTATAAATGAAGAGTTTGAGCTGCAAATCGTGAAAACTGACCCGAGTCGATTTATTGGTGATTGCAAAGGGGAGGATTGCCCGTGGCATATCGTGGGCCGTAGGCAACCCGATGGGAAGACTGTTATG GTGACAGTGTTACTTGATGAACACAATTGTACCTCCAGCGCTAGAAGAAAGACCACTACACCTACTAGTGCATGTGTGGCATCAAAGGCTATTCATCTGTTAAAGAATTCAGCCATGGGAACTAAAGATGCTGATATGTGA